A window of Clavibacter michiganensis contains these coding sequences:
- a CDS encoding ZIP family metal transporter: MSPLLLAGLAGLLSGLSLVVGSLVAWFVKVPREVVALVMAFGAGVLISALSFDLVDEAAASGGVIPTLGGFVAGAVVYVVLDQILEHGGFRRKHHGRSGGGGGTGVGIALGALLDGVPETAVQGLSLTGGGALSIGVLVAVVISNFPEGMSSTADLKQSGRSARYVFGLWTSIAVVCALSSVGGYALLGGLPESGQSVVMAFAAGAILAMICDTMIPEAFRKAQALTGMVTVLGFVASYAVHQAG; this comes from the coding sequence ATGTCGCCTCTCCTCCTGGCCGGTCTCGCCGGCCTGCTCTCCGGGCTGTCGCTCGTCGTCGGATCCCTCGTCGCCTGGTTCGTGAAGGTGCCGCGCGAGGTCGTCGCGCTCGTGATGGCGTTCGGCGCGGGCGTGCTGATCTCGGCGCTGTCGTTCGACCTGGTCGACGAGGCGGCGGCGAGCGGCGGCGTGATCCCCACGCTCGGCGGCTTCGTCGCCGGCGCGGTCGTGTACGTGGTGCTCGACCAGATCCTCGAGCACGGCGGGTTCCGGCGGAAGCACCACGGGAGATCCGGCGGCGGAGGCGGCACCGGCGTGGGCATCGCGCTCGGCGCCCTGCTCGACGGCGTGCCCGAGACGGCCGTGCAGGGCCTCAGCCTCACGGGCGGCGGGGCGCTGAGCATCGGCGTGCTCGTCGCGGTCGTGATCTCGAACTTCCCCGAGGGCATGTCGAGCACGGCGGATCTGAAGCAGAGCGGACGCAGCGCGCGCTACGTGTTCGGGCTCTGGACCTCCATCGCCGTGGTCTGCGCGCTCTCCTCGGTCGGCGGCTACGCGCTTCTCGGCGGCCTGCCGGAGAGCGGGCAGTCGGTCGTGATGGCGTTCGCGGCCGGCGCGATCCTCGCGATGATCTGCGACACGATGATCCCCGAGGCGTTCCGCAAGGCGCAGGCGCTCACCGGGATGGTGACGGTGCTCGGGTTCGTGGCGAGCTACGCGGTGCACCAGGCGGGTTGA
- a CDS encoding MarR family winged helix-turn-helix transcriptional regulator has translation MIPEPTPDRPAGVPVHAAPADGGAEPGAPVPAPAGDRSAAVSSVATELGALLMQIRTLRVEEAAAFHAGLQPGAFAVARWIRTDGPASAGAVAAGLLMDKSSVSRHLRVLREAGYVQDEPDPEDRRSTILTLTPLAEERLAQVRMGTRERLQNRLHAWDTDEVEQFAGLLHRFNVSPRDRPADA, from the coding sequence GTGATCCCGGAGCCGACTCCCGACCGCCCCGCCGGCGTGCCCGTCCACGCCGCGCCCGCGGACGGCGGCGCCGAGCCCGGCGCGCCCGTCCCCGCGCCCGCCGGCGACCGCTCGGCCGCGGTGTCGTCCGTCGCGACCGAGCTCGGGGCCCTGCTCATGCAGATCCGCACGCTCCGCGTCGAGGAGGCGGCCGCGTTCCACGCCGGCCTCCAGCCCGGCGCGTTCGCCGTCGCCCGGTGGATCCGCACCGACGGGCCCGCGTCCGCCGGCGCCGTCGCCGCCGGCCTCCTCATGGACAAGAGCTCGGTGAGCCGGCACCTGCGCGTGCTGCGCGAGGCCGGGTACGTGCAGGACGAGCCGGATCCCGAGGACCGCCGCTCCACGATCCTCACCCTCACGCCCCTCGCCGAGGAGCGCCTCGCGCAGGTGCGGATGGGCACGCGCGAACGGCTGCAGAACCGCCTCCACGCGTGGGACACCGATGAGGTCGAGCAGTTCGCCGGCCTGCTGCACCGCTTCAACGTGTCGCCGCGCGACCGGCCCGCGGACGCCTGA